Proteins co-encoded in one Sediminispirochaeta bajacaliforniensis DSM 16054 genomic window:
- a CDS encoding M18 family aminopeptidase — translation MFSSKSFFHYIKKSPTSLHAAAVSADIVAEKGAVALRPEEPWSLEAGKIYHLQKRGLFAAFRPGKLPPWETGIALCAAHTDSPSLKLKFESGTRTSPFLRVPVELYGGAIVSSWLDRELSCSGLVVSADSNRLFTTDEPVAIIPNLAIHLNPKVNDGYGYQLQDELQALFPGIPSLRELVSNHSGLPGDDILAADLFLHDHVAPSELGGVMVSGRIDNLASCYAALSAFLDASALGAGWTMILFSDAEEVGSTIDSGADSALPINLLRRIVAVSGGGEEEFQRTLARSFLVSADGAHAVHPNFSSKHDPDFAPRIGGGPVVKMNALYRYATNAESAGVFISLCNEAGVSYQRLIGRSDMKSGSTVGSILSAALSINTVDVGIPMLAMHSIRECASFEDLEALYRVLLLFFRKAEGQ, via the coding sequence ATGTTTAGTTCCAAATCTTTTTTTCATTATATAAAAAAATCTCCTACGTCTCTGCATGCTGCCGCAGTCTCTGCCGACATCGTTGCCGAGAAGGGGGCCGTTGCTTTACGGCCGGAAGAGCCGTGGAGCCTTGAGGCAGGAAAGATCTATCATCTCCAGAAACGGGGGCTTTTTGCGGCGTTTCGTCCGGGCAAGCTTCCCCCCTGGGAAACGGGTATTGCCCTCTGTGCCGCCCATACCGATAGTCCCTCCCTGAAGCTTAAATTTGAATCGGGCACGAGGACCAGCCCTTTTCTCAGAGTCCCTGTGGAGCTCTACGGAGGCGCCATCGTCTCTTCCTGGCTTGATCGGGAACTCTCCTGCTCCGGACTTGTTGTCTCCGCCGATTCCAATCGTCTTTTCACGACCGATGAACCGGTTGCAATTATTCCGAATCTTGCTATTCATCTGAACCCGAAGGTAAACGACGGTTATGGGTATCAGCTTCAGGATGAGCTTCAAGCTCTCTTCCCGGGGATTCCTTCTCTCCGGGAACTGGTAAGTAACCATTCCGGTTTGCCGGGGGATGATATTCTTGCGGCGGATCTTTTCCTTCACGACCATGTTGCTCCTTCGGAACTCGGTGGAGTGATGGTTTCGGGGAGAATCGATAACCTTGCCTCCTGTTATGCCGCCCTTTCCGCTTTCCTTGATGCTTCGGCCTTGGGAGCCGGTTGGACAATGATTCTCTTTTCCGATGCCGAAGAGGTGGGCAGTACCATAGACTCCGGAGCGGATTCGGCCTTACCCATCAATCTGCTTAGACGGATCGTCGCCGTCTCCGGCGGGGGCGAGGAGGAGTTCCAGCGGACCCTTGCCCGTTCCTTTCTTGTTTCTGCCGACGGAGCGCATGCCGTTCATCCCAATTTTTCCTCGAAACATGATCCTGACTTTGCTCCGAGAATCGGAGGCGGTCCCGTGGTAAAAATGAATGCACTGTACCGTTATGCGACAAATGCCGAGAGTGCCGGTGTCTTCATATCACTTTGCAACGAAGCAGGGGTTTCCTATCAGCGGCTTATCGGTCGTTCGGACATGAAATCGGGAAGTACCGTCGGCTCTATCTTGTCGGCAGCACTTTCCATCAATACCGTGGATGTGGGGATTCCCATGCTGGCAATGCATTCGATTAGAGAGTGCGCGTCCTTCGAGGACCTTGAGGCCCTCTATCGGGTCCTGCTCCTTTTTTTCCGAAAGGCGGAGGGACAATAG
- a CDS encoding EAL domain-containing protein — protein sequence MRNEKILIVEDERIIALDLQRRLERFGYPEPILAATGDEALRRVEEHRPDIILMDIMLSGGIDGVDAAKVVKERFGIPVIFLTAYSDEKTLSRAKEAEPFGYILKPFKEKELYTTIDIALYKFNVDQALKRQEHWLSAILHSIEDGIIATGKDGKIQFMNPVAENITGWKENEATERTLGMVFQLYYGPDETAVAFPNLLTDGEESPFVFKNCILKNRAGATIHTEGSLAAIRDREDKLDGQVLAFRDTTEMRRMSETISYQASHDTLTGLINRDEFSEQLRRTIGLAKESGSENAFIFLDIDQFKVVNDLCGHTAGDELLLKTTTVIKSVVRSSDLSARLGGDEFGILLTGASINQATEIAQRLQSRLRETKLIWDKHVFNITTSIGIVMINGNDQDIHDVFAAADDACYIAKDAGGNKIKVYNVEENLFTKRRGEMQWISRLTKALEEDRFQLFFQPIEPINSSNSGMKKCELLIRMIDQEGNTIMPADFIPAAERYNLMPAVDRWVVQNAFKAYKLLSDELGQDRNPFFFTINLSGAFLADETSLDFLVYEFQEYGVPPSAFCFEVTETEAISNMKTASHFINELKKIGSTFALDDFGSGFSSFNYLKLLPVDYLKIDGMFVKDMDTDPVNRAMVEAINSMGKVMRIKTIAEFVGNEGILRELEQIGVDYAQGYFFGKPTPIKMLHPTAFG from the coding sequence ATGCGAAATGAAAAAATACTGATTGTAGAAGATGAGAGGATCATTGCCCTTGATCTCCAGCGTCGTCTGGAACGATTTGGTTATCCAGAACCTATTCTTGCGGCAACCGGGGACGAGGCTCTGAGGAGAGTAGAAGAGCACCGTCCCGACATTATCTTAATGGATATCATGCTTTCCGGGGGAATCGACGGAGTCGATGCGGCAAAGGTTGTCAAGGAGCGTTTTGGTATCCCGGTCATCTTTCTTACCGCCTACTCCGATGAAAAAACCCTTTCCAGGGCAAAGGAAGCAGAACCCTTCGGATATATTCTTAAACCCTTTAAAGAAAAAGAATTATACACAACCATCGATATTGCGCTGTACAAGTTTAATGTCGATCAGGCCCTCAAGAGGCAGGAGCATTGGCTCTCCGCCATCCTCCACAGCATTGAAGACGGAATCATTGCAACCGGGAAGGACGGGAAAATCCAGTTTATGAATCCCGTCGCGGAAAATATCACAGGCTGGAAAGAAAACGAGGCAACAGAGCGAACCCTCGGTATGGTATTTCAGCTCTACTATGGTCCGGACGAAACCGCGGTTGCCTTTCCGAACCTGCTTACCGATGGGGAAGAAAGCCCCTTTGTCTTTAAAAACTGTATCCTCAAAAATCGGGCAGGGGCAACGATCCATACCGAGGGGAGCCTTGCCGCCATTCGGGACAGAGAGGACAAACTTGACGGGCAGGTTCTCGCCTTCCGTGATACGACGGAAATGCGGAGAATGAGTGAAACCATCAGCTATCAGGCGAGCCATGATACCCTCACAGGATTGATCAATAGAGACGAATTTTCCGAGCAGCTGCGCCGTACCATTGGTCTTGCAAAGGAAAGCGGCAGCGAAAATGCCTTTATTTTTCTCGACATCGACCAATTCAAGGTAGTGAACGACCTCTGCGGCCACACCGCCGGTGATGAACTGCTTCTAAAAACCACCACGGTCATTAAAAGCGTGGTTCGTTCCAGCGATCTCTCGGCCCGCCTTGGGGGTGACGAGTTCGGCATCCTGCTTACGGGGGCAAGCATTAATCAGGCCACAGAGATCGCCCAGAGGCTTCAATCCCGGCTGCGGGAAACCAAGCTGATATGGGACAAACACGTCTTTAATATCACCACAAGCATCGGTATCGTCATGATAAACGGCAACGATCAGGATATCCACGATGTTTTTGCCGCGGCGGACGATGCATGTTACATTGCAAAGGACGCCGGGGGCAACAAGATTAAGGTCTACAACGTAGAGGAGAACCTCTTTACAAAGCGACGCGGCGAGATGCAGTGGATCAGCAGGCTGACAAAGGCCCTTGAGGAGGACCGTTTCCAACTCTTTTTCCAACCGATAGAGCCGATCAACAGCTCAAACTCGGGAATGAAGAAATGTGAACTCCTGATCAGGATGATCGACCAGGAAGGAAACACCATCATGCCTGCCGATTTTATTCCTGCTGCCGAACGCTATAACCTGATGCCTGCCGTGGACCGATGGGTAGTGCAAAACGCATTTAAGGCGTACAAATTGCTTTCCGACGAACTTGGCCAGGATCGGAATCCTTTTTTCTTTACCATCAATCTCTCCGGTGCTTTTCTTGCAGATGAGACCAGCCTCGACTTTCTCGTCTACGAATTCCAGGAATACGGTGTTCCCCCCTCCGCCTTCTGCTTCGAGGTAACGGAAACAGAGGCGATCAGCAACATGAAAACTGCAAGTCACTTTATCAACGAGCTGAAAAAGATCGGCTCGACCTTTGCCCTGGATGATTTCGGAAGCGGCTTTTCATCATTCAACTACCTGAAGCTACTGCCTGTCGATTATTTGAAGATCGACGGGATGTTCGTGAAGGACATGGATACCGATCCGGTAAACAGGGCCATGGTAGAGGCTATCAACAGCATGGGTAAGGTGATGAGGATTAAGACCATCGCCGAATTCGTCGGAAACGAAGGCATACTGCGGGAACTTGAGCAGATTGGTGTCGACTATGCCCAGGGCTACTTCTTCGGAAAGCCCACCCCCATCAAGATGCTGCACCCGACCGCTTTCGGTTAA
- a CDS encoding class II fumarate hydratase yields the protein MASKKGFRIEKDSMGEMLVPEHVYWGAQTARAVKNFTVSSRRIPEGLRLALGWIKEGAAVAHGELGTFPESVCDAVEEAARELRRGKFGDQFPIDLYQTGSGTSWNMNANEVVAARANELLGFPLGSRGPVHPNDTVNRGQSSNDVIPAAIQIASRLSAKGLARDLRYLTEAVEKKAEESRDVIKLGRTHLQDAVPMTGFQELSAWADQLHQALRRLKALFPVLERIPLGGTAIGTGLNSSRSFADLTAAHIAEGTGCPFVAMDRSFSAIAARDASLEYGDVLNALAVIIMKIAQDLRLLSSGPRAGLAEIRLPELQPGSSIMPGKVNPVIPEMAVQVAASVMGKHVSLTIACQNSPLQLNIMMPLIAGELLDSAEMLSRLCRALANRCISGMSYDRQRCRDLIEGSLAMVTPLALKIGYEKAARIAKEAYASGRNVRDVALEQSGLDSETVQRLLDPERMCGGVD from the coding sequence ATGGCGAGCAAAAAAGGGTTTCGTATCGAAAAAGATTCAATGGGAGAGATGCTTGTACCCGAGCATGTCTACTGGGGGGCCCAAACTGCACGGGCCGTTAAAAATTTCACCGTCAGCAGTCGACGGATCCCCGAAGGGCTTCGGCTCGCCCTCGGCTGGATAAAGGAGGGGGCCGCAGTTGCCCATGGTGAGCTCGGGACCTTTCCCGAATCGGTCTGTGATGCCGTAGAAGAGGCTGCCCGTGAGTTGCGTCGCGGTAAGTTTGGCGATCAGTTTCCCATCGATCTCTATCAAACCGGAAGCGGGACCAGTTGGAATATGAATGCCAATGAGGTGGTTGCCGCCAGGGCCAATGAGCTGCTTGGCTTCCCTCTCGGTTCCAGAGGGCCTGTCCACCCCAACGATACGGTTAACCGCGGGCAGTCGAGTAACGATGTCATTCCCGCTGCAATTCAGATTGCATCCAGGCTCTCAGCCAAGGGCCTTGCTCGGGATCTTCGTTATCTGACGGAAGCGGTGGAGAAAAAGGCAGAGGAGAGCAGGGACGTTATCAAACTTGGGCGTACCCACCTCCAGGATGCCGTTCCCATGACCGGTTTTCAGGAGCTTTCGGCCTGGGCCGATCAACTGCATCAGGCCCTGCGACGCCTGAAGGCCCTTTTTCCCGTTCTCGAGCGCATCCCTCTCGGCGGGACCGCGATCGGCACGGGACTAAACAGCAGCCGCAGCTTTGCCGATCTTACGGCTGCTCATATCGCCGAGGGAACGGGATGTCCCTTTGTTGCCATGGATCGCAGCTTTTCCGCAATAGCCGCCAGGGATGCCAGTCTTGAATACGGGGATGTCCTCAACGCCCTGGCGGTGATCATAATGAAGATCGCCCAGGACCTCAGACTCCTTTCCAGCGGCCCCCGGGCAGGTCTTGCGGAGATCAGGCTCCCAGAGCTTCAGCCCGGCAGCAGCATCATGCCGGGAAAGGTGAACCCCGTTATTCCCGAAATGGCCGTACAGGTGGCCGCCTCGGTCATGGGCAAGCACGTAAGCCTTACCATTGCCTGTCAGAACAGTCCCCTTCAACTCAATATCATGATGCCCCTTATCGCCGGCGAGCTGCTTGATTCCGCCGAAATGCTGAGTCGGCTCTGCCGCGCCCTTGCCAATAGGTGCATCTCCGGTATGAGCTACGATCGACAGCGCTGCCGAGATTTGATCGAAGGAAGCCTTGCCATGGTTACCCCTCTTGCCCTGAAAATCGGTTATGAAAAGGCTGCCCGGATCGCCAAGGAGGCCTACGCCAGCGGCCGGAACGTCAGAGATGTTGCCCTGGAGCAAAGCGGCCTTGATTCCGAAACCGTACAGCGCCTGCTTGATCCCGAACGGATGTGCGGCGGAGTTGATTAA